In Hallerella succinigenes, the following are encoded in one genomic region:
- a CDS encoding Eco57I restriction-modification methylase domain-containing protein produces MKKNQIEFSTIDLVGSLFVSDSIAQIAQRKCSAQSEKDYNLPPGIKFSDQTSRAFSIAKALYAEYASKNASFDSLKNFVFQLFGTALDYTGITEEQPAVIGGVKYPVTTYVTPSVPLVIVPADLSLDEADARFTIEGVTSRKKSGYALAQMFLNASEPCTWAIVTNGRELRLLRDSESLVRPSYLSFNIESILKEDRYPDFVAFWCFMQASRVNVWEQWRTEGILQGTRVREGLRTGVTNALLYLGAGFLKTEGPGNNVLLNSLAEGKRPDGAPYTVQVFYKALLREVYRFLFLSTIEERGLIFAHPSESGTDAELEPRFRNAHRLYWTGYSVHRLAERVKKAIRTDRYIDLWHGVKVVYKAFQEGNDNLDLMPLGGLFKADQCPLLDACELDNEHLMKAIRQLRWNDIDGVKTFTDYRNMGTEEFGSVYESLLELVPHVDLQAKTFSFVGVGDEDGIIEDGSTKGNARKLSGSYYTDASLVQSLIKTALEPAIEAKLKAEEDLARKENRAPDYERAILDFRMIDAGSGSGHFLLAGSRRLAEVLSEKRLEKTGESATAETYRKALRDVITNCIYGVDLNEMAVELARTALWLEGYEPGKPLSFLNHHIKHGNSLVGVFDLKVLNNGMPSAAYTALTGDDKAVCTLLKKSNEKERGGKGQISAFEKKNPITNDRLVALTRQIEALPNDDIKAEERKRELYEKLQQDSVYVKNKLACDLYTAAFFARKTDPLSIPTSEDVYDVMNDLDESKQGIRELAAKLSEEYSFFHWPVEFPEVFAKGGFDCVVGNPPWDVSELKEIEFFANLLPEIAALNGNDRKIAIDELKKERPQIYALYEIRKHAMEAENTYYGNSGRFPLTSYGKVNLYSKFAELNLRLRNGWGTAGFVCPSGIATDDSTKEFFGEIASKGMLRSLYDFENKEGIFPNVHRMFKFCLLTIAAGNTPGDFAFFLKNVPELEDKRRHFSMTAEDFDLINPNTHTCPVFRSQEDAELAKKIYRKAGVFIRESDEKNGNPWNITFQQMYNMTSASNFFAKAPGNGPDGKPMLPLYEAKMMHQMDHRWATFLAEKDPEDVSAEQKADVNFAAQPEYWVPYTETVLRATSLDSSVVAALRKEDGPKLRELCQRLAMTESDAKLQKVYLDAAKSGDIVQNLLAAAEEYCPKYLMGYRKIARAVDSRTMIATVLPLCGTGDSLLLFSACNFEACLQACLLANMSTLPCDFVVRYKLGGANFSYFYMKQTPVLPPSTYTEMAVNFIVPRVFALTYTATDIVEWARALWNDASVDLRKHILAQHKDLPTGTDIETLAANNFDPASIPPIVFEDAHRAKLRAELDAYFARLYGLSRRDLEYILDPKTVMGDDYPSETFRVLRDAELSTYGEYRTQRLVLEAWDKMN; encoded by the coding sequence ATGAAAAAGAACCAAATTGAATTTTCGACAATTGACTTGGTCGGTTCCCTCTTTGTAAGCGACAGTATCGCCCAGATTGCCCAGCGCAAGTGCTCGGCCCAGTCCGAAAAAGACTACAACTTGCCTCCGGGAATCAAGTTCAGCGACCAGACCAGCCGCGCCTTCAGTATTGCGAAGGCGCTCTATGCCGAATACGCCTCCAAGAATGCCTCGTTTGACAGTCTCAAGAATTTCGTCTTTCAGCTTTTCGGTACCGCTCTCGACTATACCGGTATTACCGAGGAACAGCCAGCCGTAATCGGCGGCGTGAAATACCCGGTGACGACCTACGTGACGCCGAGTGTCCCGCTCGTGATTGTGCCAGCAGACCTCTCGCTCGACGAGGCCGATGCCCGTTTCACCATCGAAGGCGTGACTAGCCGCAAAAAGAGCGGCTATGCGCTAGCCCAGATGTTCCTGAACGCAAGTGAACCTTGCACTTGGGCGATTGTCACCAATGGGCGTGAACTCCGCCTGCTCCGCGACAGCGAAAGCCTTGTCCGTCCCAGCTACCTCTCGTTCAATATCGAATCCATCCTCAAGGAAGACCGTTATCCTGATTTTGTGGCGTTCTGGTGCTTTATGCAGGCTAGTCGCGTGAACGTATGGGAACAGTGGCGTACCGAAGGCATATTGCAGGGTACGCGTGTGCGTGAAGGTCTGCGTACCGGCGTGACGAACGCTCTCCTATACCTTGGCGCCGGATTCCTGAAGACCGAAGGCCCCGGCAACAATGTGCTTCTGAACTCCCTTGCCGAAGGCAAGCGCCCGGACGGTGCTCCCTATACCGTTCAGGTGTTCTACAAGGCGCTACTCCGCGAAGTTTACCGATTCCTCTTCCTTAGCACTATCGAAGAACGCGGCCTGATTTTTGCCCATCCGAGCGAATCCGGCACCGACGCGGAACTTGAACCCAGATTCCGTAACGCCCATCGACTTTACTGGACTGGCTACAGCGTCCACCGCTTGGCTGAACGCGTCAAAAAGGCTATCCGTACCGACCGCTATATCGACCTCTGGCATGGCGTGAAGGTGGTCTATAAGGCATTCCAGGAAGGCAACGATAATCTGGACTTGATGCCGCTTGGCGGTCTGTTCAAGGCTGACCAGTGTCCGCTACTGGATGCGTGCGAACTTGACAATGAACACCTGATGAAGGCCATCCGTCAGCTCCGCTGGAACGATATCGACGGGGTGAAGACCTTTACCGATTATCGTAATATGGGCACCGAAGAGTTCGGCTCCGTTTACGAGAGTCTGTTGGAACTTGTGCCGCATGTGGATTTACAGGCCAAGACCTTCAGTTTCGTGGGCGTGGGCGACGAAGATGGCATTATCGAAGACGGTTCGACCAAGGGTAACGCCCGTAAGCTCAGCGGTAGTTATTATACCGATGCTAGCCTTGTTCAGAGCCTTATCAAGACGGCTCTTGAACCCGCCATCGAAGCGAAGCTCAAGGCCGAAGAAGACCTTGCCCGTAAGGAAAACCGTGCGCCGGATTACGAACGCGCCATCCTTGATTTCCGTATGATTGACGCTGGCAGCGGTTCTGGGCACTTTTTGCTTGCCGGTAGCCGCCGCTTGGCTGAAGTCCTTAGCGAAAAGCGCCTTGAAAAGACGGGGGAGAGTGCAACCGCCGAAACTTACCGTAAGGCGCTCCGCGATGTGATTACCAACTGCATTTACGGTGTAGACTTGAACGAAATGGCTGTGGAACTGGCTCGCACCGCGCTTTGGCTCGAAGGTTATGAACCGGGCAAGCCGCTCTCGTTCCTGAATCACCATATCAAGCATGGGAACTCGCTTGTAGGTGTGTTCGATCTCAAGGTTTTGAACAATGGTATGCCATCGGCGGCATATACGGCGCTTACCGGCGACGACAAGGCCGTATGCACCTTGCTCAAGAAGTCGAACGAAAAGGAACGCGGTGGCAAGGGGCAGATTAGCGCCTTCGAAAAGAAGAACCCCATTACGAACGACCGTCTGGTGGCGCTGACCAGGCAGATTGAAGCATTGCCAAATGACGATATCAAGGCTGAAGAACGGAAACGCGAACTTTACGAGAAGTTACAGCAAGACAGTGTATATGTGAAGAATAAGCTCGCTTGCGATCTCTATACGGCGGCATTTTTCGCTCGAAAGACGGATCCGTTGTCAATTCCGACTAGCGAAGATGTTTACGACGTGATGAACGACCTTGATGAAAGTAAGCAAGGTATCCGTGAACTTGCAGCCAAGCTGAGCGAGGAATACTCGTTTTTCCATTGGCCGGTGGAGTTCCCAGAAGTGTTTGCTAAGGGTGGCTTTGACTGCGTGGTGGGTAATCCGCCGTGGGATGTGTCAGAATTGAAGGAAATCGAGTTCTTTGCGAACTTGTTGCCAGAAATTGCCGCTTTGAACGGCAATGATCGCAAGATTGCCATAGATGAGTTAAAGAAGGAACGTCCGCAAATCTATGCGTTGTACGAGATTAGGAAACATGCCATGGAAGCGGAAAACACTTACTATGGGAATAGTGGACGTTTCCCCTTGACTTCTTATGGCAAGGTAAACCTATATTCAAAATTCGCTGAACTTAACTTGCGTCTTCGCAATGGATGGGGAACCGCTGGGTTTGTGTGCCCCTCGGGAATTGCGACTGACGACTCGACCAAGGAATTCTTTGGTGAAATCGCCTCCAAGGGAATGTTGCGTAGTCTCTATGACTTCGAAAACAAGGAAGGCATATTCCCCAATGTGCATCGAATGTTCAAGTTCTGCTTGCTGACGATTGCTGCCGGAAACACGCCGGGCGACTTTGCGTTCTTCCTCAAGAACGTGCCCGAACTCGAAGACAAACGACGCCATTTCTCGATGACGGCGGAAGACTTTGACTTGATTAACCCGAATACGCACACATGCCCCGTGTTCCGAAGCCAGGAAGATGCCGAACTTGCAAAGAAGATATACCGCAAGGCGGGCGTATTTATCCGTGAATCCGATGAAAAGAACGGTAATCCGTGGAATATCACCTTCCAACAGATGTATAATATGACATCTGCAAGTAATTTCTTTGCGAAGGCTCCCGGCAATGGTCCCGATGGCAAGCCTATGCTTCCGCTGTACGAAGCCAAGATGATGCACCAGATGGATCACCGCTGGGCGACGTTCCTTGCCGAAAAGGACCCTGAAGATGTTTCCGCTGAACAGAAGGCCGACGTTAATTTTGCGGCCCAGCCTGAATACTGGGTGCCCTATACCGAAACCGTGCTCCGCGCTACCAGTCTTGATTCCTCTGTAGTTGCAGCTTTGCGTAAAGAGGATGGACCGAAACTGCGTGAACTCTGCCAGCGCCTTGCTATGACGGAATCGGATGCCAAGTTGCAGAAGGTCTATCTCGATGCCGCCAAGAGTGGCGATATCGTGCAGAACTTGCTCGCTGCCGCCGAAGAATACTGCCCCAAGTATCTGATGGGATATAGGAAGATAGCTCGTGCTGTTGATAGCCGAACGATGATTGCTACCGTTTTACCTTTATGTGGAACTGGAGATTCGTTATTGCTCTTTAGCGCATGTAACTTTGAAGCGTGTCTTCAAGCATGTTTGTTAGCAAATATGTCTACATTGCCGTGCGACTTTGTTGTTCGTTATAAATTGGGTGGCGCAAATTTCAGTTACTTTTATATGAAACAAACGCCTGTGTTGCCTCCGTCTACCTATACGGAAATGGCCGTAAACTTTATCGTTCCACGTGTATTCGCCTTGACCTATACCGCTACCGACATCGTCGAATGGGCACGTGCACTCTGGAACGACGCTAGCGTGGACCTCCGCAAGCACATCCTTGCCCAGCACAAGGATCTGCCAACCGGCACCGACATCGAAACCCTTGCCGCAAATAACTTCGATCCGGCCTCCATTCCGCCCATCGTCTTCGAAGATGCTCACCGCGCCAAGCTTCGCGCCGAACTCGATGCCTACTTCGCCCGACTCTACGGCCTATCCCGCCGTGACCTCGAATACATCCTCGACCCCAAAACCGTCATGGGCGACGATTATCCCAGCGAAACCTTCCGCGTCCTCCGCGACGCCGAACTCTCCACCTACGGCGAATACCGCACCCAACGCCTCGTCCTCGAAGCCTGGGACAAGATGAATTAA
- a CDS encoding ATP-binding protein codes for MIDRERYLKKIVDYMWDGQIKVITGIRRCGKSTLLFHLFYDYLLKNGSRAENIIMLELDKRKFAKFRNPVVLAEYVESQIKDRRKKYYLFIDEIQFCYSVPDPDNAGHEITVYDLLNELKDYENLDVYVTGSNSKMLSKDIATEFRGRASQIHVYPLSFAEFHGYRAGHVRDDFDAYMLYGGMPYLLKLKNSEQQKQYLASLFDEVYIKDIVERNNVARSDILGNILDNLSSQISSLTNPTNITNALKSVKNEKLSVNTVSDYIDYCEDAFIVSEAKRYDVKGKHYFDYPNKYYFTDVGLRNARLNFRQIDSGHLMENIVYNELVSRGYSVDVGVVVDRNKGGRVQKEIDFVVNHGDKRIYIQSAWQMNTDEKIKAELDSLKLAKDFFSKIIVQNDIPETFRDTDGILHVNLIEFLLNSEILR; via the coding sequence ATGATTGATCGCGAACGGTATCTAAAAAAGATTGTCGATTACATGTGGGATGGCCAGATCAAGGTCATTACAGGTATCAGGCGTTGTGGAAAATCGACGCTCCTGTTCCATCTTTTTTACGACTACCTGTTGAAAAATGGCTCCAGGGCAGAGAACATCATTATGCTTGAACTGGACAAACGCAAGTTCGCGAAGTTCAGGAACCCGGTAGTCCTTGCCGAATACGTGGAATCGCAAATAAAGGACCGCCGTAAAAAGTATTATCTGTTTATCGACGAAATCCAGTTCTGCTATTCTGTTCCGGATCCCGACAATGCTGGGCACGAAATCACCGTTTACGATTTGTTGAACGAACTCAAGGACTATGAGAATCTGGATGTCTATGTCACGGGCAGCAACTCGAAGATGCTTTCCAAGGACATCGCGACAGAATTTCGTGGCCGCGCATCGCAAATACACGTTTATCCGCTGAGCTTTGCCGAATTTCACGGGTACAGGGCCGGGCATGTCCGCGACGATTTCGACGCCTATATGCTTTACGGTGGAATGCCTTATTTGCTGAAACTGAAAAACTCGGAGCAGCAAAAGCAGTATCTCGCATCGCTTTTCGATGAAGTCTATATCAAGGATATCGTGGAACGCAATAATGTGGCGCGTTCCGACATTCTTGGAAACATACTGGATAATCTCAGTTCCCAGATAAGTTCCCTTACGAACCCGACCAACATCACGAATGCACTCAAGAGCGTCAAAAACGAAAAATTGAGCGTGAATACAGTAAGCGACTATATCGATTACTGTGAAGATGCCTTTATCGTAAGCGAGGCCAAACGCTACGATGTCAAAGGCAAGCATTACTTCGATTACCCGAACAAGTATTACTTTACCGATGTGGGGCTGCGCAATGCCCGACTGAATTTCCGTCAGATTGATTCCGGTCACTTGATGGAAAACATTGTCTATAACGAACTCGTTTCGCGAGGCTACTCGGTAGATGTGGGTGTCGTTGTTGATAGGAATAAAGGTGGAAGGGTCCAAAAGGAAATCGATTTTGTAGTAAACCACGGCGACAAGCGTATCTACATCCAGTCGGCTTGGCAGATGAACACCGACGAAAAAATCAAGGCGGAACTCGATTCGCTAAAACTCGCCAAGGATTTCTTCTCGAAAATCATCGTCCAGAACGACATCCCCGAGACATTCCGCGATACGGACGGAATCCTTCACGTGAACCTGATTGAATTTTTGCTGAACTCGGAAATACTCAGATGA